The sequence below is a genomic window from Rhizobium sp. NXC14.
ATGCTGCCGGGCAGGCGGGCCAGCGTCACTGGATTGGTATAGTGGTCTCCCACCAGGCCCATATGGCGTTCCTGATAGAAGCGCTTGCCATCGAAGGAGACGATGCCGGCTGCCTCCTGTCCGCGGTGCTGCAGGGCGTGCAGCCCGAGAGCCGTGAGAGCTGCGGCATCGGGATGTCCCAGAATTCCGAAAACGCCGCATTCCTCATGCAGCGTATCTCCGTCGAGCGGATCGTCGATTGGGAAGGAATGGGACTGGTTCATTTCTGCGGGCCTCTGCTCTCACAAGAATGGATCGGCATTACCAATAGCACGATACCGGAAATCTCGCAGGTTTCCGATAGCTTCGTGCTGAACGACATCTGCTTTCAAAGCCTGTTCAGCGGGCTCTGAAACGGCTTAGGTCCGGCGGAGCTGGAATGCCCGGCCGGACCCTTATTTCACGTCCCGCTCAAATGGCAATTGCCGCGAGGCGAGTCAAGCTGCTGAACACTGTGTCAATTCGCCGGCTGCTGCGCGCCGCCTGCGGGTGCGTCGTCCGCCGGCGCTTGATCGGCCGCCGGCGGCGTGGCGCCTTCGCTGCCCTGTGCCGGCTGCATCTTATCACGGAAGCTTGCCTGTATCATCTGGGCAAACTGCTCCGGCAGCACCGCCTTCAGCTTCACGACCATCGAATCCAGAAAGGGCTTCGACTTGGCCTCGTTGACCCAGGCCGGCCGGTGGTCGACATCGACCAGCCAGTTCCAGAAGGCGACGGCGACGACCATCAGCAGCAGGCCGCGGGCCGCGCCGAACAGGAAGCCGAGGGTGCGGTCGAGAGCGCCGATGCGGCTGTCGATGATGAAATCGGCAATCTTCATGGTGATGAAGGAAATGACGATGAGCGCGATCAGGAAAACGACCGCCGCCGAACCGGCGATGGCGATGCGATCGTCATCGGTGTACTTCTTCGCATAGGGCAGCAGGTACGGATAGAGGTAGTAGGCGGCGGCGGCCGAACCGCCCCAGCTCGCGATCGAAAGGATCTCGCGCGAGAAACCGCGGACCATCGCCAGCACGGCGGAGAAGAGCACGACGCCGATGACAATACCGTCGAAAATCGTAATGGGCATGAAAATTCAACTCCAGGACTGCCGCTCGGCGGCCGTGTCGCGCCTTATCGTGTGCCTCCTATAACATTACCATTCCCGGCAATGAAAGGATCAAACCTCGTCTTCCACACGCAGCGCTCCCTTCGACCCGGCGATGCGCGCAACCAGATCCGGCAGGCTTTCGACCTCGCTCCATCGCCCGCCGGAACCCTTCGGCAGCTCGGCGGAGGCGGAAGGAAGCAGCGCTGCGGAAAAGCCCAGCTTCTCGGCTTCCTTGAGGCGCTGGGCGGTGTGCGCAACCGGCCGGATGGCGCCCGACAGGCTGACTTCGCCGAAATAGACGCAATCGGCGGGAAGGGCAATACCGGCGAGCGACGAAACCAGCGCCGAGGCGACGGCGAGATCGGCCGCCGGTTCGGAGATGCGGTAGCCGCCCGCGATGTTGAGATAGACGTCGTGCTGGCCGAGCCTGACGCCGCAATGGGCCTCCAGCACCGCCAGGATCATCGACAGCCGGGCTGAATCCCAGCCGACCACGGCGCGCCGCGGCGTGCCAAGCGATGTCGGCGCCACCAGCGCCTGCACTTCAACGAGCACCGGGCGGGTGCCCTCCATGCCCGCGAAGACGGCCGCGCCAGGTGATTTCTCATTGCGCTCGCCGAGGAAGAGTTCGGAGGGATTGGCGACCTCGCGTAGCCCTCTGTCGGACATTTCGAAGACGCCGATCTCGTCGGTCGGGCCGAAGCGGTTCTTGACCGTGCGCAGGATTCGGTAGTGATGGCCGCGGTCGCCTTCGAAATAAAGCACGGCATCGACCATGTGTTCGACGACGCGTGGCCCGGCGATCTGCCCGTCCTTGGTCACATGCCCGACGAGCACCATGGCCGCACCCGTCTGCTTGGCGAAGCGGATCATCGACTGCACGCCGGTGCGCACCTGCGTCACCGTTCCCGGCGCGGACTCCGCCAGTTCGCTCCACAGGGTCTGGATTGAATCGATGATGACGAGATCGGGGCGTTTACCCTCGGCAAGCGTTGCCAGAATATCCTCGACATTGGTTTCGGCCGCCAGCATCACGTCGGTATCGGCGGCGGCAAGCCGCTGCGCTCGCAGGCGGACCTGCGCCACTGCCTCCTCGCCGGAGACATAGATGATCTTATGGCCGCGCCGGGCAAGGGCGGCGGCGGCCTGCATCAGCAGCGTCGATTTGCCGATGCCGGGATCGCCGCCGATCAGAACCGCCGAGCCGCGCACGAAACCGCCGCCAAGCGCGCGGTCGAGTTCCGACAAGCCGGTATGGATGCGCGGCGCCTCCTCGATCTCACCCGACAGCGCCGTCAGAGCCACCGGCCGGCCCTTCTTCGGCGTCTTGCCGGGACCGGAGCCGATGCCGCCCATCGGGTCTTCCTCGACGATCGTATTCCACTCGCCGCAATTATCGCATTTGCCGGCCCAGCGGTTGTGAACCGCGCCGCAATTCTGGCAGATGAACTGTGTCCTCGCCTTCGCCATCAATCTTTTCTTTCAGTCGCGTTCCACAAATGAAGCCGTCGAAAGCTTCACCGAATCATTGCCGTGTCCGAGATAATGGCTATCGCAATGGATCAAAACTAATGATTTCCCCATCAGCCCTAGCGGTGCCTATGCTTTTCGCCTCTGATCATCAGGAACGGTGAAGATGTTCGACTACTCGCTCGCGCACTGGCTTGCATTTCTGTCGGCGGCGATTTTGCTCAACATCTCGCCAGGCCCGGACATCGCCTTCATCCTCGGCCATACGATGAGAGGCGGGAAACGCGCCGGTTTTTCCGCATTGTTCGGCGTCTGGTCAGGCGCCTGCCTGCACGTTCTGATGGCGGCACTGGGTCTTTCCGCCGTGCTCGCCGCCTCTGCCCTGGCGTTCTCTGCGGTCAAATGGCTCGGTGCTGCCTATCTCGTCTGGCTGGGCATTCAGGCTCTGCGCGGCGGCGACAACGGCCTGATGAACGCGACTGGTGA
It includes:
- a CDS encoding LysE family translocator translates to MFDYSLAHWLAFLSAAILLNISPGPDIAFILGHTMRGGKRAGFSALFGVWSGACLHVLMAALGLSAVLAASALAFSAVKWLGAAYLVWLGIQALRGGDNGLMNATGEEMPAARIYRQGILVSLLNPKVAIFFLAFLPQFVVEGAGPAWAQLMLHGGLIIAVAAFIEPPLVFLGGRLADALRRNAKIGRWLDRGLGALFVGLGVRLALSGR
- a CDS encoding CvpA family protein, which produces MPITIFDGIVIGVVLFSAVLAMVRGFSREILSIASWGGSAAAAYYLYPYLLPYAKKYTDDDRIAIAGSAAVVFLIALIVISFITMKIADFIIDSRIGALDRTLGFLFGAARGLLLMVVAVAFWNWLVDVDHRPAWVNEAKSKPFLDSMVVKLKAVLPEQFAQMIQASFRDKMQPAQGSEGATPPAADQAPADDAPAGGAQQPAN
- the radA gene encoding DNA repair protein RadA yields the protein MAKARTQFICQNCGAVHNRWAGKCDNCGEWNTIVEEDPMGGIGSGPGKTPKKGRPVALTALSGEIEEAPRIHTGLSELDRALGGGFVRGSAVLIGGDPGIGKSTLLMQAAAALARRGHKIIYVSGEEAVAQVRLRAQRLAAADTDVMLAAETNVEDILATLAEGKRPDLVIIDSIQTLWSELAESAPGTVTQVRTGVQSMIRFAKQTGAAMVLVGHVTKDGQIAGPRVVEHMVDAVLYFEGDRGHHYRILRTVKNRFGPTDEIGVFEMSDRGLREVANPSELFLGERNEKSPGAAVFAGMEGTRPVLVEVQALVAPTSLGTPRRAVVGWDSARLSMILAVLEAHCGVRLGQHDVYLNIAGGYRISEPAADLAVASALVSSLAGIALPADCVYFGEVSLSGAIRPVAHTAQRLKEAEKLGFSAALLPSASAELPKGSGGRWSEVESLPDLVARIAGSKGALRVEDEV